A portion of the Glycine max cultivar Williams 82 chromosome 10, Glycine_max_v4.0, whole genome shotgun sequence genome contains these proteins:
- the LOC100791585 gene encoding rop guanine nucleotide exchange factor 7, which yields MEETLSTVDYASCAKSIKNKSEANQKVSKAVLLKDLYMKIDRMKEDIQAEREKNGVYIFHERFVKEEAEKKVMTSRPRLDVYVNLPALHKLDKMLLQIQDSFVNTEFWYIDQGVLAPDADGPSSFRQALQRQEEKWWLPELRVPPCGLNENSRKQLQHKRDCTNQILKTAMAINNTTLVEMDIPQSYLGISSKVLAESKKMELEDKADDDVH from the exons ATGGAAGAAACACTTAGTACAGTAGACTATGCTAGTTGTGCAAAAAGCATAAAGAATAAGTCTGAG gCAAACCAAAAGGTTTCAAAGGCTGTTTTGTTGAAGGACTTGTACATGAAAATTGACAGGATGAAAGAAG ATATTCAAGCAGAAAGGGAGAAGAATGGTGTCTATATTTTTCATGAAAGATTTGTCAAGGAAGAAGCTGAAAAGAAG GTCATGACCTCTCGACCACGCTTAGATGTTTATGTCAATCTTCCAGCTCTGCACAAATTAGATAAGATGCTTCTT CAAATTCAAGATAGTTTTGTCAATACAGAGTTCTGGTATATAGACCAAGGGGTTCTAGCTCCAGATGCTGATGGTCCATCTTCTTTTCGACAAGCACTTCAACGACAGGAAGAGAAATGGTGGCTTCCTGAACTGCGAGTCCCTCCATGTGGCCTAAACGAAAACTCAAGGAAGCAGTTGCAGCACAAGCGTGATTGCACAAACCAAATATTAAAGACTGCAATGGCCATTAACAACACCACTTTAGTTGAAATGGACATCCCTCAGTCCTATCTAGGAATCTCTTCCAAAG TTCTAGCAGAGAGCAAGAAAATGGAATTAGAAGACAAGGCCGATGATGACGTTCATTGA